The following proteins are encoded in a genomic region of Rhizobium sp. CCGE531:
- a CDS encoding SDR family oxidoreductase, whose product MGKLDGKVAVITGGNSGMGLATAKLFAREGAKVVITGRDQATLDAAAQSIGNGADAVRSDISRMSDIDALRDHVAKKHGRVDIIFANAGGARPNMFEYMSEEEFDFTVANTFKGTYFTVQKLLPLMTSGGSIILNTSTLSTQGRPYVSVYSATKAAIRSLARSLTAELTEKGIRVNAMAPGYIDTDLARKGGMSEEMIEQTKAQVHAQIPMHRSGTVDEIARAVLFFASDDSTYVTGSELCVDGGWAQI is encoded by the coding sequence ATGGGTAAATTGGACGGTAAAGTCGCTGTCATCACGGGCGGCAACTCGGGAATGGGACTGGCGACGGCCAAGCTGTTTGCACGCGAAGGCGCGAAAGTCGTCATTACCGGACGCGATCAGGCGACGCTCGATGCTGCGGCGCAAAGCATCGGAAATGGCGCTGACGCCGTCCGCAGCGATATTTCTAGAATGTCTGATATCGACGCGCTTCGCGACCATGTCGCGAAAAAGCATGGCCGCGTCGATATCATCTTTGCGAATGCCGGCGGCGCGCGACCGAACATGTTTGAATATATGTCGGAGGAAGAATTCGATTTCACTGTCGCCAACACGTTCAAGGGAACCTACTTCACCGTGCAGAAGCTCCTGCCGCTGATGACATCAGGCGGCTCGATAATCCTCAACACCTCGACCCTGAGCACGCAAGGGCGTCCATATGTCAGCGTCTATTCGGCGACGAAGGCGGCCATTCGCTCGCTGGCACGGTCGCTCACCGCGGAATTGACTGAAAAGGGGATTCGAGTGAATGCCATGGCGCCTGGCTACATCGATACGGATCTTGCGCGTAAAGGGGGAATGAGCGAGGAGATGATCGAACAAACGAAGGCCCAGGTGCACGCGCAAATCCCAATGCACCGCAGCGGCACCGTTGATGAGATTGCAAGAGCCGTTCTGTTCTTCGCCTCCGATGACTCGACCTACGTGACAGGTAGCGAATTATGCGTTGATGGCGGCTGGGCCCAGATCTGA
- a CDS encoding TetR/AcrR family transcriptional regulator: MGKGPLPSLTPRKSPRQGRSIATVDAIFEATIQVLLSDGLFRLNTTRVARRAGVSVGTLYQYFPNKQALLFAVMDQHLAMLADAIEKARDENPCPTAETLAEIVVKAYLEAKMAQAEVSPALYRIAMELDARELMELASRRSARAIEAMLSTTGDGRLADPSLVAQTLTAALYGTVPAFCHRVLSPSDGAEAEKQLTIMFRSYLVAQRGDIAET; the protein is encoded by the coding sequence ATGGGAAAAGGCCCTCTGCCATCGCTAACCCCCCGGAAATCACCGCGTCAGGGCCGGTCCATCGCCACCGTGGATGCCATTTTCGAGGCAACCATTCAGGTTTTGCTGAGCGATGGTCTGTTCCGACTGAACACCACACGCGTCGCGCGTCGCGCTGGCGTTTCGGTCGGGACGCTGTATCAGTATTTTCCGAACAAGCAGGCCTTGCTCTTCGCGGTGATGGATCAGCACCTCGCAATGCTGGCTGACGCCATAGAGAAGGCGCGTGACGAAAACCCGTGCCCTACGGCAGAGACGCTCGCCGAGATCGTTGTGAAAGCCTATCTTGAGGCGAAGATGGCGCAAGCCGAGGTTTCCCCCGCCCTCTATCGCATCGCCATGGAACTCGACGCTCGCGAGCTGATGGAGTTGGCGTCCCGGCGGAGTGCGCGGGCAATCGAAGCAATGCTGTCCACCACAGGCGATGGCCGTTTGGCCGATCCGAGCTTGGTCGCTCAGACCCTCACCGCAGCCCTTTACGGTACTGTTCCGGCCTTCTGCCATCGGGTTTTGAGCCCTTCCGATGGGGCCGAGGCCGAAAAGCAGCTCACAATCATGTTTCGCTCCTATCTCGTCGCGCAACGGGGCGATATCGCCGAAACCTAA
- a CDS encoding lysophospholipid acyltransferase family protein, translated as MEFKELSYANERDPRIKRWFIRSIEGLSGRDRYTRLYDIWRTDIVGKSERIFGKMLDLIDVRLLIKGEWPPSQIPEAPIVIVANHPYGIGDGIAVLALAEQLGRPFKVLINNELLKVPEMLDYSLPVSFEETKEAMAINMKTRHEAVRLLKEGTTIIVFPAGGVATAKKGFGRAEDLPWKIFPAKLIQAARASVIPIYFEGQNGRLFHLASRISMTLRISLLIREFRRLSGSTITAHIGAPRSWEALSEGSDRKDLLSKLYGAVFSMAPPRKMLRRRAG; from the coding sequence TTGGAATTCAAAGAATTATCCTACGCCAACGAACGGGATCCGCGCATCAAGCGCTGGTTCATCCGCTCCATCGAAGGCCTGTCCGGCCGGGACCGCTACACCCGGCTTTACGATATCTGGCGCACCGATATCGTCGGAAAGAGCGAGCGCATTTTCGGCAAGATGCTCGATCTCATCGACGTGCGCCTGCTCATCAAGGGCGAATGGCCGCCGAGCCAAATTCCCGAGGCGCCGATCGTCATCGTCGCCAACCATCCCTATGGCATCGGCGACGGAATCGCGGTACTGGCCCTTGCCGAGCAGTTGGGGCGCCCCTTCAAGGTTCTCATCAACAACGAGTTGTTGAAAGTGCCTGAAATGCTTGATTATTCGCTGCCGGTCTCCTTCGAGGAAACCAAGGAAGCGATGGCGATCAACATGAAGACGCGGCATGAGGCCGTTCGTCTGCTGAAGGAAGGCACGACCATCATCGTCTTTCCCGCCGGCGGCGTTGCGACCGCCAAAAAGGGTTTCGGTCGCGCCGAGGATCTGCCGTGGAAGATATTCCCCGCCAAGCTCATCCAGGCAGCGCGCGCAAGCGTCATTCCGATCTATTTCGAAGGGCAGAATGGCCGGCTGTTCCATCTGGCGAGCCGTATCTCGATGACCTTGCGCATCTCGCTGCTGATCCGCGAATTCCGCCGCCTTTCCGGCAGCACCATTACCGCCCATATCGGCGCTCCCAGAAGCTGGGAGGCGCTCAGCGAAGGCAGCGACCGCAAGGATCTGCTGTCGAAGCTCTATGGCGCGGTCTTCTCCATGGCGCCGCCAAGAAAGATGCTGCGGCGCAGGGCCGGGTAA